The nucleotide sequence CAACTGCGCTTAATACTTTATAAAGGAAGATGGCATACTCGCCTCTTGTAATAGGATCTTCTGTCCCAAAAGAAGTTTCGGTTTTACCGACTGTAATTCCATTATCAAGCAAGGCGGCTACTGCATTTTTGTAGCGATCGGATACATCGGTGAATTTTACATTTTCCGGCTTGCCCTTTAATTCAAAAGCTTCAGCTAGAATGAGTGCCGCTTCGCCTCTTGTAATATTGCTAAAAGAATCAAAAGAAGTTCCGGTTTTACCAAAAATGATGCCTTCTTGTTGCAAATAAGCTAAATGAGGCTGTGCTCGTTGAGGAACATCTGTAAATGTCGATTTATCGTTTGGATTGGTTTGAGCTTTCAAAGCCTTAGCAAGAAGAACTGCTGCATCGACTCTTACAATCGAATCCAGCGTTCCAAACTTGGTTGGTGTTACGCCATCTGTAATCTCATTTTCAACGAGATAATTCACGGCTTTTTCGTATCTGTCACCTACATCTGTAAAAGGACTTTGGGCTTGCACAGTTTCGGCTGGAACCATTGCAGCTGCCGCTAATGAAGTAGACGCCGCTAGGGCCACAAATTGACGATATGAATTTGTTTTCTTGGTCGACATGTTTAGATTCCTCCATTTTTTCAAACAATATTTTTAAACATTTAAAAATCCTTTTATTCATTTGTTAAAAATTAGAATATCATACGCGAATTTCATATTCCAATATTAGTAATAATTACAAATAATCATTTTAAAAACCCATAATTAGTAACTAAATACTAGTATTTTACATTTAAAAAATTTAGGAAATAATGAAAAAAACTCACAAAATCCTCTTGTCTCACAATTATCCGCTTGAAATAAGAAATTTTTAGATACAGCTTTCTTAATACTAAATATCTACTTTTCATTAAATGCCTTTTCTATATCAGAAATAAAATACATTTTCTCTTTGTTAATGAAGATTGGAGTTGATTAGCCTGGAACTCTTACCATGCTTATGTCGGACGATTAATTGATGTGTTGATTCACAAAAAAGCCCTTAGCTTTTTTGGAAGCTAAGGGCTTTACTAAAAGAGAAGTTTAAAAGAACTTTTTTCTATCTTTAATGGATCCAGAGATATGTTTTTTTAATTAATCAATCTAGGCGTTCATCTACTGCTTATAAAAACATCAGCATCCATTATCATTAACCTCTCTCATCTATTCTTAATTCTTGATTTGCCTTCTTATTTGCCAGTTCCCCGAATAATAACCAGCCTCCGTCAAAAGCACAATGAAAACACATCTTTTTGCTCTGTAAACTTCTAGATTTAGGTAGAAATATTCTTGTAATATACTGGCTTTATTGGTATAAATAAATCAATGTTCTTTTATTTACATTATATACTAATTAAATTTAGTAGATGTAAATGAAAGGAAAATACATACATTAGAAGGAGGAATTTTTTACATGGCATTTGAAACAAAGAAAATGAAGAAGTTTTTAGCTTCGACGGCAGCGGCAGCAATGATCGCTACGGCCATCGTGCCAGCAGCTTCTGCTAACACGGTATCCCCGGCAGCGTTCACGGATGTACCGGCTCGTTACGCAACATCAGTGGATTACTTGATCTCTAACAATTTGGCAACTGGGTTGACAGCGAAGCAATTCGGCATCAACGAAAACATCAAGCGTGGAGACGCTGCAATCATCTTGGCTCAAGCTTTGGGTCTGATGGATGAAAAAGCTCCAGCTGCTGGATTTACAGATGTACCAAAACGTGGAGCTGTAGCGATCAACTCATTGAAAGCTGCCGGCATCATCAAAGGTAAAACGAAAACAAAATTTGGATTCCAGGACAAAATCACTCGCGGTGAAGTAGCCTTGATCCTTAGCAACGCGAATGCATACAACTTCAAAGGCGATGTAAAAGCCTTGAAGTTCACTGATGTCAGCAGCCGTTACAGCGAAGCTGTAGCCGGATTGCTATCACACGGCATTACTCAAGGTACTTCTGCTACGAAATACGGTACAGACAACTCGATCAAACGCGGCGATTTCGCAATCTTTACGTACCGTGCAGAAGCCTTTAACCTAGGCGGCGATGTACTTGGAGACTTCAGAAAAGCAATGAGTAATTTTGCATCTGTTGGTGCTTCACTTGGCTTTAAAGTTGTTGTAGATGAGACAGCTCCGAACACATTCAACATCATCGGATCTGATGAGACAGTTGAAAGCGACGGCGGTGTTGGATTCTTCAACAGATTGGCTGAGCTAGGTGTTCCAGCTATCGAAGTTAACGGAACTGAGTACGAAATTTCTGACGGTGAAGGCAACTTGACTGCAGAAGCCCAAACGGCCAAAAAAGCAATTATCGCTTCTCTACTTGGCAACAACACAGTAGATGTTCTATTTGTTGTTCCTTATGAAGAGTCATACGCAGAAGCTGAGTACACGTTTAACTTGAAAACGAAATAATTCCTCTTAGTTGTTTGTTGTAAAGTAAACAACGAGCATAAAAACCTCCGCATCGTTTAATCGATGCGGAGGTTTTTTAGATCCATTTATAAAATCCATTCAGGAAATATGACCAGCTTCATAATTCACGCCGTTTTCTTTGACGCATAAATGGTATGTACTGTGGAACCGCATTGCTGGATCCTCGAACTCGATTCTACGTTGGCGGATTTTATATAATAGTTCATAAGCCCGGTTCAGTTTCAAGTCAAATGTCCGTTTGCTGATATTGACCGTCACTGCACTGCCATTGCTCAAGTTTACTTGGGTATGTGTTTTATCTATTGCAATAGAAGAAAGTACACAATTCAACGAAAACCAGACACAATCAGATTTACGTGGAGACGTGGAAGGAAAGAATACCATGTTCATTTCTTTATCCAGCACAATGGGATTCATCTTCCCGTGTACAAGAATTTCTGCACCATCCATTGCCCCGCGCATACTGGAGCCCCGGTACCGGAGATTCAGGTCCATCAAATCATAAGGAGTTAACCCGACTTGATAAAATCCTTCGGCATTGCAGATTAACGCGTTCAAAACACCGTTTGCATCATAATGAGGCAAAATCACCGTGGTGTCTGGTTTGATGGCATATTCA is from Planococcus liqunii and encodes:
- a CDS encoding S-layer homology domain-containing protein, translating into MAFETKKMKKFLASTAAAAMIATAIVPAASANTVSPAAFTDVPARYATSVDYLISNNLATGLTAKQFGINENIKRGDAAIILAQALGLMDEKAPAAGFTDVPKRGAVAINSLKAAGIIKGKTKTKFGFQDKITRGEVALILSNANAYNFKGDVKALKFTDVSSRYSEAVAGLLSHGITQGTSATKYGTDNSIKRGDFAIFTYRAEAFNLGGDVLGDFRKAMSNFASVGASLGFKVVVDETAPNTFNIIGSDETVESDGGVGFFNRLAELGVPAIEVNGTEYEISDGEGNLTAEAQTAKKAIIASLLGNNTVDVLFVVPYEESYAEAEYTFNLKTK
- a CDS encoding competence protein ComK, yielding MKKRKATQAMKHEYAIKPDTTVILPHYDANGVLNALICNAEGFYQVGLTPYDLMDLNLRYRGSSMRGAMDGAEILVHGKMNPIVLDKEMNMVFFPSTSPRKSDCVWFSLNCVLSSIAIDKTHTQVNLSNGSAVTVNISKRTFDLKLNRAYELLYKIRQRRIEFEDPAMRFHSTYHLCVKENGVNYEAGHIS